From one Botrytis cinerea B05.10 chromosome 7, complete sequence genomic stretch:
- the Bccmk1 gene encoding Bccmk1 has protein sequence MSFSGMLNKLHGQPESYDKKAKYKFGRTLGAGTYGIVREADGPTGKVAVKIILKKNVKGNEQMVYDELEMLQKMKHKHIVKFVDWFESRDKYYIVTQLAIGGELFDRICEQGRFTEKDASQTIRQVLEAVDYLHDNNVVHRDLKPENLLYLTQDPHSDLVLADFGIAKMLDTKDEVLTTMAGSFGYAAPEVMLKKGHGKPVDMWSMGVITYTLLCGYSPFRSENLQDLIDECSNARVIFHERYWKDVSEDAKDFIGHLLQPRADDRSTSKEALAHPWLSGENATDHNLLPEIKAYMAKARLRRGIEMVKLTNRIEMLKMQEDDGEESDVPGNAAAAASDAIPGSPERKNTGSSSASGSTSPGEKRSLSKIAKGAIFREVVLAKVREVKAEEAAAQIERQATEAAKKKSTH, from the exons ATGAGTT TCTCTGGTATGCTCAACAAGCTGCATGGTCAGCCAGAAAGCTACGATAAAAA AGCCAAATACAAGTTTGGTCGAACCCTCGGTGCTGGTACCTATGGAATCGTCAGAGAGGCAGATGGCCCAACAGGAAAGGTCGCAGTGAAGATTATCCTCAAGAAGAATGTCAAGGGAAATGAACAAATGGTCTATGACGAACTTGAAATGTTGCAGAAGATGAAGCATAAGCATATCGTCAAGTTTGTGGATTGGTTCGAGTCGAGA GACAAATATTACATTGTTACACAGTTGGCTATTGGTGGAGAGTTGTTTGATCGAATTTGCGAACAAGGAAGATTTACGGAAAAAGATGCTTCGCAAACTATCCGTCAAGTTCTCGAGGCTGTGGATTACCTTCATGACAATAATGTTGTTCACAGAG ATCTCAAACCTGAGAACTTGCTCTACCTCACTCAAGATCCTCACTCCGACCTCGTACTCGCAGATTTCGGTATCGCCAAAATGCTCGATACAAAAGATGAAGTTCTTACAACAATGGCTGGATCATTTGGTTATGCCGCTCCTGAAGTTATGTTAAAGAAGGGTCATGGAAAACCTGTAGACATGTGGTCCATGGGTGTCATTACCTACACACTCCTCTGCGGTTACTCTCCTTTCCGAAGCGagaatcttcaagatcttatCGACGAGTGCAGCAATGCTAGAGTCATTTTCCATGAGAGGTATTGGAAGGATGTCAGTGAAGATGCAAAGGATTTCATTGGTCATCTTTTACAACCACGTGCAGATGATAGATCTACAAGCAAG GAAGCACTCGCGCATCCATGGTTAAGCGGAGAGAATGCCACCGATCACAATTTGCTTCCAGAAATCAAAGCCTACATGGCCAAAGCCCGTCTTCGTCGTGGTATCGAAATGGTCAAGCTCACCAATCGTATCGAAATGCTCAAAATGCAAGAAGACGACGGCGAAGAATCAGATGTTCCCGGCAATGCTGCAGCCGCCGCTAGCGATGCTATTCCTGGCAGtccagaaagaaaaaatactGGTTCATCTTCAGCTTCAGGATCTACATCTCCTGGAGAAAAGAGGAGTTTGAGTAAAATAGCCAAGGGAGCTATTTTTAGGGAAGTGGTATTGGCGAAGGTTAGAGAGGTCAAGGCAGAAGAGGCGGCAGCTCAAATTGAGAGACAGGCGACTGAGGCGGCCAAGAAGAAGTCCACTCATTAA
- the Bccmk1 gene encoding Bccmk1, which yields MARTYHHRSESPVSGMLNKLHGQPESYDKKAKYKFGRTLGAGTYGIVREADGPTGKVAVKIILKKNVKGNEQMVYDELEMLQKMKHKHIVKFVDWFESRDKYYIVTQLAIGGELFDRICEQGRFTEKDASQTIRQVLEAVDYLHDNNVVHRDLKPENLLYLTQDPHSDLVLADFGIAKMLDTKDEVLTTMAGSFGYAAPEVMLKKGHGKPVDMWSMGVITYTLLCGYSPFRSENLQDLIDECSNARVIFHERYWKDVSEDAKDFIGHLLQPRADDRSTSKEALAHPWLSGENATDHNLLPEIKAYMAKARLRRGIEMVKLTNRIEMLKMQEDDGEESDVPGNAAAAASDAIPGSPERKNTGSSSASGSTSPGEKRSLSKIAKGAIFREVVLAKVREVKAEEAAAQIERQATEAAKKKSTH from the exons ATGGCACGCACTTACCATCATCGTTCGGAATCTCCAGTCTCTGGTATGCTCAACAAGCTGCATGGTCAGCCAGAAAGCTACGATAAAAA AGCCAAATACAAGTTTGGTCGAACCCTCGGTGCTGGTACCTATGGAATCGTCAGAGAGGCAGATGGCCCAACAGGAAAGGTCGCAGTGAAGATTATCCTCAAGAAGAATGTCAAGGGAAATGAACAAATGGTCTATGACGAACTTGAAATGTTGCAGAAGATGAAGCATAAGCATATCGTCAAGTTTGTGGATTGGTTCGAGTCGAGA GACAAATATTACATTGTTACACAGTTGGCTATTGGTGGAGAGTTGTTTGATCGAATTTGCGAACAAGGAAGATTTACGGAAAAAGATGCTTCGCAAACTATCCGTCAAGTTCTCGAGGCTGTGGATTACCTTCATGACAATAATGTTGTTCACAGAG ATCTCAAACCTGAGAACTTGCTCTACCTCACTCAAGATCCTCACTCCGACCTCGTACTCGCAGATTTCGGTATCGCCAAAATGCTCGATACAAAAGATGAAGTTCTTACAACAATGGCTGGATCATTTGGTTATGCCGCTCCTGAAGTTATGTTAAAGAAGGGTCATGGAAAACCTGTAGACATGTGGTCCATGGGTGTCATTACCTACACACTCCTCTGCGGTTACTCTCCTTTCCGAAGCGagaatcttcaagatcttatCGACGAGTGCAGCAATGCTAGAGTCATTTTCCATGAGAGGTATTGGAAGGATGTCAGTGAAGATGCAAAGGATTTCATTGGTCATCTTTTACAACCACGTGCAGATGATAGATCTACAAGCAAG GAAGCACTCGCGCATCCATGGTTAAGCGGAGAGAATGCCACCGATCACAATTTGCTTCCAGAAATCAAAGCCTACATGGCCAAAGCCCGTCTTCGTCGTGGTATCGAAATGGTCAAGCTCACCAATCGTATCGAAATGCTCAAAATGCAAGAAGACGACGGCGAAGAATCAGATGTTCCCGGCAATGCTGCAGCCGCCGCTAGCGATGCTATTCCTGGCAGtccagaaagaaaaaatactGGTTCATCTTCAGCTTCAGGATCTACATCTCCTGGAGAAAAGAGGAGTTTGAGTAAAATAGCCAAGGGAGCTATTTTTAGGGAAGTGGTATTGGCGAAGGTTAGAGAGGTCAAGGCAGAAGAGGCGGCAGCTCAAATTGAGAGACAGGCGACTGAGGCGGCCAAGAAGAAGTCCACTCATTAA